The following coding sequences are from one Candidatus Methanomethylicota archaeon window:
- a CDS encoding DUF1156 domain-containing protein: AKMLSYLVSKPGNNDLRNIAVLLDDATILNKLNSNEIADLIVTDPPYYDDVPYAELSDFYYVWLKRALSDVKDGRLVPRFLPEAFFERVGDGWVEVSTQWEKYALNEVSLNPPRLGTDAKYEDGVKHFQNLLNASFITMASKLMDDGLLVTYYAHTDPDAWKALLKAGWDAARLRVTNAFPITTQSAQSIVKRGKLSMDT, from the coding sequence GCTAAGATGTTGTCTTATCTAGTCTCCAAGCCTGGCAACAATGATTTGAGAAATATTGCGGTTTTACTCGATGACGCTACAATTCTTAATAAACTCAATTCAAATGAGATAGCAGACCTAATTGTTACTGATCCGCCTTATTATGATGATGTTCCTTATGCTGAGCTTAGCGATTTTTATTATGTTTGGCTTAAGAGGGCTTTGAGCGACGTTAAGGATGGCAGGCTTGTTCCGCGTTTTCTGCCTGAGGCTTTCTTTGAGAGGGTTGGCGATGGCTGGGTTGAGGTTTCTACACAGTGGGAGAAGTATGCATTAAATGAGGTCAGCCTTAACCCGCCTAGGCTTGGCACAGATGCGAAGTATGAGGATGGCGTCAAGCATTTTCAGAACTTGCTGAATGCCTCATTCATTACTATGGCTTCTAAGCTTATGGATGACGGGTTACTTGTGACATATTATGCGCATACTGATCCAGATGCTTGGAAGGCGCTGCTTAAGGCTGGTTGGGATGCAGCTCGCTTAAGGGTTACTAACGCCTTTCCAATAACAACCCAGTCCGCTCAAAGCATTGTTAAACGGGGCAAGCTCTCAATGGACAC
- a CDS encoding DUF1156 domain-containing protein, whose amino-acid sequence MNEQIKLFDDFTSLRIPSKTFIESYKFPWSEVSEASAVEKGPGRPPHWEMVFWWTRKPLISARAIIAGCLLPEGTSPRAFLRGIGIGSRSKAAHNNPPLYRFSGIRLLDPFAGFGSIPLEAMRLGLEATAVELLPTAYVFLKAVLEYPAKYGKRLVEDVERWGKWVTERLREDPLIKQLYDDDVAVYIGSWEIKCPNCERWTPLVGNWWLARVKGGKGYERLAWMEPFVEGDEVKIRVVDLNRELRNNAIKDAKVSGLRVLIIDKEFRVPESNIEARRERAICLLCHQPIMQVDPQTGRHYTETKNLPKEVRERLEGYVKYAIKTYNQSLEQEGVTPLARQRLLVKVKVKNGDLEFEPCTQKDQEKLELARREVEKMLQEGDPDIPTENLWCYTASGGGCLSIWVWGFDKFYKLFNPRQLLTLTKLVKLIREAGKKIEEEKQKDGLNKKETREYVEAVLVYLAIVLTRYVDYNSLCTVWNYGGQLPAQVAHTLSMRGIAMMWNWGDVSPFIKMSG is encoded by the coding sequence TTGAACGAGCAAATCAAACTGTTTGATGATTTTACAAGTCTACGTATTCCATCAAAGACTTTTATCGAATCTTATAAATTTCCTTGGAGTGAGGTTAGTGAGGCTTCGGCAGTTGAAAAAGGGCCTGGTAGACCGCCCCATTGGGAGATGGTTTTCTGGTGGACTCGTAAACCTCTAATATCGGCTAGGGCAATTATCGCCGGTTGCTTGCTTCCAGAGGGTACTAGTCCGAGGGCTTTTCTGAGAGGTATTGGGATAGGTAGTAGAAGTAAAGCTGCACATAATAATCCCCCGCTGTATAGGTTCAGTGGAATCAGGCTACTTGATCCTTTTGCTGGCTTCGGCTCTATACCACTTGAGGCAATGCGCCTTGGTCTTGAGGCTACGGCAGTTGAGCTACTTCCAACAGCCTATGTTTTCCTTAAGGCTGTGCTAGAATATCCGGCGAAGTATGGTAAGAGGCTTGTTGAGGATGTAGAGCGCTGGGGTAAATGGGTTACTGAGAGGCTTAGGGAGGATCCGCTCATAAAGCAGTTATATGATGATGATGTAGCTGTCTACATAGGCTCCTGGGAGATTAAGTGTCCCAATTGTGAGCGGTGGACTCCACTTGTCGGGAACTGGTGGTTGGCGAGGGTTAAAGGTGGAAAGGGCTATGAGAGGCTGGCTTGGATGGAGCCGTTTGTGGAAGGCGACGAAGTAAAGATTAGGGTTGTCGACCTGAATAGGGAGCTGAGAAACAATGCTATTAAAGACGCGAAAGTCTCAGGCTTAAGAGTTTTAATCATTGATAAAGAGTTTAGGGTTCCAGAAAGCAATATTGAGGCTCGGCGCGAGAGAGCCATCTGCCTTCTCTGTCACCAACCAATAATGCAGGTGGATCCTCAGACTGGAAGGCATTATACCGAGACGAAGAATTTGCCCAAAGAGGTTAGAGAGAGACTTGAGGGCTACGTAAAATACGCCATCAAAACATACAACCAAAGCTTAGAACAGGAAGGCGTAACGCCTCTTGCAAGACAGAGGCTGCTCGTCAAGGTGAAAGTGAAGAATGGCGATCTAGAGTTCGAGCCATGCACGCAGAAAGACCAGGAGAAACTCGAGCTCGCAAGAAGAGAAGTGGAGAAAATGCTACAGGAAGGCGACCCAGACATACCTACTGAGAATTTATGGTGCTATACTGCTAGCGGTGGAGGTTGTCTAAGTATATGGGTTTGGGGGTTCGACAAATTCTATAAGTTGTTTAATCCGCGCCAGCTCCTAACTCTTACTAAACTCGTCAAGCTGATACGCGAGGCAGGCAAGAAAATCGAAGAAGAAAAGCAAAAAGATGGACTAAATAAGAAAGAGACTCGTGAATATGTAGAGGCAGTACTGGTATATCTGGCAATAGTGCTAACAAGATATGTAGATTATAATTCGTTGTGTACTGTTTGGAATTACGGTGGTCAGCTACCAGCTCAAGTCGCGCATACGTTGTCTATGAGGGGGATAGCTATGATGTGGAATTGGGGCGATGTTTCTCCATTCATAAAAATGAGCGGA
- a CDS encoding DUF790 family protein, with protein MLILVEGEEEMLPKELLVVIKRGNNIWPKYSRFSTPDINIAEAIIQIYSESIGLKRREIKEKILELENIYGNYKLIRALSLLIERKCEFIASYSIDPKKIRHLLFEEASILGYPTTFEERNNIIKIVANKLNIKPEDVEQSIYADLNSEDKLSYFQNINAIDLLKEYNFSITQTLLFNATEIDFTSSGNWQRIFRAIKYYGLMYTNKEGKWFKIDGPASIFKLTRRYGTAIAKLLPEIFASQPWQIQAIILYKNKLLRFELNSKKYSWLFPKIELKESYDSTIEEDFANEFKTLNTPWIIKRESDPILINNCIIIPDFSFYFENKRVLMEIVGFWTIDYLKRKIEKLKFIKDPIIVAVNEDLACGKIEKLSSLSNFHIIYYKDKIPIKEVLNFLNKIMEEEIKTYVTKLELNIKKPIETIDEIAKRLNISPEVVKAASNKVKTHLLIGDYFIEKELMEKIRDIINNIVKNETPLKEVIKALENFGLPDIISIITACGFQIKWHGISIENAYVKKLI; from the coding sequence ATGTTGATTTTAGTAGAAGGAGAAGAAGAAATGCTTCCAAAAGAACTCTTAGTAGTAATTAAAAGAGGTAATAATATTTGGCCTAAGTATTCTAGATTTAGTACTCCTGATATTAATATTGCTGAAGCTATTATTCAAATTTATTCTGAAAGTATTGGATTAAAAAGAAGAGAAATAAAAGAAAAAATTTTAGAACTTGAAAATATTTATGGTAATTATAAATTAATTAGAGCTCTTTCTTTGTTAATTGAACGTAAATGTGAATTCATAGCTTCTTATTCTATTGATCCTAAAAAAATTAGACATTTACTTTTTGAAGAAGCTTCAATTCTTGGATATCCTACTACTTTTGAAGAAAGAAATAATATTATAAAAATAGTAGCAAATAAACTTAATATTAAGCCTGAGGATGTTGAACAATCAATTTATGCTGATTTAAATTCTGAAGATAAACTTTCTTATTTTCAAAATATTAATGCAATAGATTTACTTAAAGAATATAATTTTTCTATTACTCAAACATTATTATTCAATGCTACTGAAATAGATTTTACTTCAAGTGGAAATTGGCAAAGAATTTTTAGAGCTATAAAATATTATGGATTAATGTATACTAATAAAGAAGGTAAATGGTTTAAAATAGATGGTCCTGCTTCTATTTTTAAACTTACTAGACGTTATGGAACTGCTATTGCTAAGCTTTTACCTGAAATATTTGCAAGTCAACCATGGCAAATACAAGCTATTATACTTTATAAAAATAAACTACTAAGATTTGAATTAAATAGTAAAAAATACAGTTGGCTATTTCCTAAAATTGAATTAAAAGAAAGTTATGATAGTACTATTGAAGAAGATTTTGCTAATGAATTTAAAACTTTAAATACTCCATGGATTATAAAAAGAGAAAGCGATCCTATTCTTATTAATAATTGTATAATTATTCCAGATTTTTCTTTTTATTTTGAAAATAAAAGAGTTCTTATGGAGATTGTAGGTTTTTGGACTATTGATTATTTAAAAAGAAAAATTGAAAAATTAAAATTTATTAAAGATCCAATAATAGTAGCAGTAAATGAAGATCTTGCTTGTGGAAAAATTGAAAAATTAAGTTCTCTTTCTAATTTTCACATAATATATTATAAAGATAAAATTCCTATTAAAGAAGTATTAAATTTTTTAAATAAAATAATGGAAGAAGAAATTAAGACTTATGTGACTAAATTAGAATTGAATATTAAAAAGCCAATAGAAACTATAGATGAAATAGCTAAGAGATTAAATATTTCTCCTGAAGTTGTTAAAGCAGCTTCAAATAAAGTAAAAACACATTTATTAATTGGAGATTATTTTATTGAAAAAGAATTAATGGAAAAAATAAGAGATATTATAAATAATATTGTTAAAAATGAAACTCCTTTGAAAGAAGTTATAAAAGCTTTAGAAAATTTTGGACTTCCAGATATTATATCTATTATAACTGCATGTGGTTTTCAAATTAAATGGCATGGTATTTCTATTGAAAATGCTTATGTTAAAAAATTAATTTAG
- a CDS encoding DEAD/DEAH box helicase family protein — MVLFVKLSYSKGTIIIDGDISTPYTQWDPRIKAYRAPAYFYKDIIKYLERNKIFFKDEVLKPPPSQPILGKVELYPFQKEAFERWIENGYWGTICIVTAGGKTFIGLKAIEVLRKSTIILAPTLALVDQWVERLKTILGIEPGILGGGKVDIKWITVSTYDSAYIRAEEIGDKFELLIADEAHHIFAPAYSQIAEMLVAPYRMGLTSTLHRSDMRHLDAPRLIGGIVYEASHEDLAGSYIAPYEHKRIYVDLTPEERMEYDRLWKIYTSFLEKRGIKIESNNDFQKLIVLSAKDPEAREAILARAKALKIALNSESKMKFLAEQLKLSNEKTIIFTLHNSLVYEISRRFLIPAITHETSEDERRIILEKFKSGDYKAIVTSLVLDEGIDVPDASRGIVLAGYGSPRQHIQRLGRLLRKKEGKKAILLEIISRETKDVDFSRRRRRNASKRTLSSN, encoded by the coding sequence ATGGTTCTATTCGTAAAATTAAGTTATTCAAAAGGAACTATAATAATAGATGGTGATATATCAACACCATATACTCAATGGGATCCTAGAATAAAAGCATATAGAGCACCTGCATATTTTTATAAAGATATAATAAAATATCTTGAAAGAAATAAAATATTTTTTAAAGATGAAGTATTAAAACCGCCTCCTTCACAACCAATTCTTGGAAAAGTAGAACTTTATCCATTTCAAAAAGAAGCTTTTGAAAGATGGATAGAAAATGGTTATTGGGGAACAATTTGCATTGTAACAGCTGGAGGAAAAACTTTCATTGGATTAAAAGCTATAGAAGTTTTAAGAAAAAGTACAATAATTCTTGCACCAACTTTAGCATTAGTAGATCAATGGGTAGAGAGATTAAAAACAATTTTAGGCATTGAACCAGGGATATTAGGTGGTGGTAAAGTAGATATAAAATGGATAACAGTTTCAACTTATGATTCAGCTTATATAAGAGCTGAAGAAATTGGAGATAAATTTGAATTACTAATAGCTGATGAAGCTCATCATATTTTTGCACCTGCATATAGTCAAATTGCTGAAATGTTAGTAGCTCCATATAGAATGGGATTAACAAGTACATTACATAGAAGTGATATGCGCCATTTAGATGCTCCTAGATTAATAGGAGGAATAGTTTATGAAGCATCTCATGAAGATCTTGCAGGTTCTTATATTGCGCCATATGAACATAAGAGAATATATGTAGATTTAACACCTGAAGAAAGAATGGAATATGATAGACTTTGGAAAATTTATACTTCATTTTTAGAAAAAAGAGGAATTAAAATAGAAAGTAATAATGATTTTCAAAAATTAATTGTATTATCTGCAAAAGATCCTGAAGCCAGAGAAGCAATTTTAGCAAGAGCTAAAGCATTAAAAATTGCTCTTAATTCTGAATCTAAAATGAAATTTTTAGCAGAACAATTAAAACTTTCTAATGAAAAAACTATAATATTCACACTTCATAATAGTCTTGTTTATGAAATAAGTAGACGTTTTTTAATACCTGCTATAACTCATGAAACTTCTGAAGATGAAAGAAGAATTATACTTGAAAAATTTAAATCAGGTGATTATAAAGCTATAGTTACAAGTTTAGTTTTAGATGAAGGAATTGATGTACCAGATGCAAGTAGAGGAATAGTTTTAGCAGGTTATGGCAGTCCTCGTCAACATATACAACGTCTTGGAAGATTACTTAGAAAAAAAGAAGGAAAAAAAGCAATTTTATTAGAAATAATATCAAGAGAAACTAAAGATGTTGATTTTAGTAGAAGGAGAAGAAGAAATGCTTCCAAAAGAACTCTTAGTAGTAATTAA
- a CDS encoding radical SAM protein translates to MGKCVLCENSHPTISNFLSICLNCIRKKPEEALRIAQEKRKFIRSKIGLPPSPVRNPNGIKCNGCANKCSLGENEIGFCGLVKNINGNLFRLGGTPDKGILEWYYDPLPTNCVASWFCPGCTGRGYPKYSYSPGPEVFHENLAVFYGSCSYDCLFCQNWHYKKLTLSLKNFISAKELAMKADKKSVSCICYFGGDPSSQMPHCLETSRFSLERARELNRILRICWETNGNISEEYIPIMGKYALESGGNIKFDIKSWDENLNIILCGTSNKPSLNNLKILGRLYEKRPEVPLLSVSTLLIPGYIDVEEVKGIAEFISSINPNIPYTLLGFYGCYLMEDLPRTSKTLAFKCREIALKYVNNVSIGNIWLLS, encoded by the coding sequence ATGGGAAAATGTGTATTATGTGAAAATTCACATCCAACAATATCAAATTTTCTTTCTATTTGCTTAAATTGTATTAGAAAAAAACCAGAAGAAGCATTAAGAATAGCTCAAGAAAAACGTAAGTTTATAAGATCTAAAATTGGTTTACCTCCTAGTCCAGTTAGAAATCCTAATGGTATTAAGTGTAATGGTTGTGCAAATAAATGTTCTCTTGGAGAAAATGAAATTGGATTTTGTGGTCTTGTTAAAAATATTAATGGAAATCTTTTTCGACTTGGTGGCACTCCTGATAAAGGAATTTTAGAATGGTATTATGATCCTTTACCTACAAATTGTGTAGCATCATGGTTCTGTCCAGGATGTACTGGTAGAGGCTATCCTAAATACTCCTATTCTCCTGGACCAGAAGTATTTCATGAAAATCTTGCAGTATTTTATGGTTCTTGTAGTTATGATTGTTTATTTTGTCAAAATTGGCATTATAAAAAACTTACTTTAAGTTTGAAAAATTTTATTAGTGCAAAAGAATTAGCAATGAAAGCTGATAAAAAAAGTGTATCTTGTATATGTTATTTTGGAGGAGATCCTTCTTCTCAAATGCCACATTGTTTAGAGACTAGTAGATTTTCTTTAGAAAGAGCAAGAGAATTAAATAGAATTTTAAGAATTTGTTGGGAAACTAATGGAAATATATCTGAAGAATATATTCCAATAATGGGAAAATATGCACTTGAAAGTGGTGGAAATATAAAATTTGATATAAAATCTTGGGATGAAAATCTTAATATTATTTTATGTGGTACATCAAATAAACCTTCATTAAATAATTTAAAAATTCTTGGAAGATTATATGAAAAAAGACCTGAAGTACCATTATTATCTGTTAGTACATTACTTATTCCAGGATATATTGATGTAGAAGAAGTTAAGGGAATAGCTGAATTTATAAGTTCAATTAATCCAAATATTCCATATACATTATTAGGATTTTATGGTTGTTATCTTATGGAGGATCTTCCAAGAACTAGTAAAACTTTAGCATTTAAGTGTAGAGAAATTGCATTAAAATATGTCAATAATGTATCCATAGGAAATATATGGCTTTTATCATAA
- a CDS encoding molybdenum cofactor biosynthesis protein MoaE: protein MPIGLLLKKEESVDLFSLIKILKENIKEKNCGAILTFIGIIRGMTLDGKKVEKLEYEVFEEIAKRALENIANTIYMMGGIIDVIICHKYGVFLPGEEVLYIIVAAERSEKAIDAIRVALDKVKHEIPIWKKEYTEEGSYWVGI, encoded by the coding sequence ATGCCAATTGGTTTACTCTTAAAGAAAGAAGAAAGTGTTGATCTTTTCTCTTTAATTAAAATACTTAAGGAAAATATAAAAGAGAAAAATTGTGGTGCAATTTTAACTTTTATAGGTATTATAAGAGGAATGACTCTTGATGGTAAAAAAGTAGAAAAACTTGAATATGAAGTATTTGAAGAAATTGCTAAAAGAGCACTTGAAAATATTGCAAATACTATATACATGATGGGTGGAATTATTGATGTAATTATATGTCATAAATATGGAGTATTTTTACCAGGTGAAGAAGTTCTTTATATTATTGTTGCAGCTGAAAGAAGTGAAAAAGCTATAGATGCAATAAGAGTAGCTTTAGATAAAGTTAAACATGAAATTCCAATATGGAAAAAAGAATATACAGAAGAAGGATCTTATTGGGTAGGAATTTAA
- a CDS encoding 16S rRNA methyltransferase → MENILDYEEELLEKLKVIYGSRLSSIINSIAKPPKEYSLRVNTLRIDVDKIIKEISDMGFNCRASNLLEEVILIEIKGPYSLEKTGKLVVAKKGAAESVMLGSKLYAPGVLRCENYRIGDLVRIEDPRGHLVGKGIALMPPKIDNKKREGLAVDTKESIYKLPPFRETSLYKLGLIKEQNIPAMITSRVLEPKKGDIIVDMCAAPGGKTLHIAQLIEDQGKIFAFDNSKDRLNILIKEIERMKFKSIIPICHDSRYLDIDFPTLKADKVLVDPPCSALGVRPKLYEDSNYKKVIGCAKYQKQFMKVASKIVKKGGIIVYSTCTLTLEENEEIVKFAIENLGLELENQCIKIGEDGFGIKEVQRFNPDKLDMPGYFIAKFVKK, encoded by the coding sequence ATGGAAAATATTTTAGATTATGAAGAAGAGCTTTTAGAAAAATTAAAAGTAATTTATGGAAGTAGATTAAGTTCAATTATTAATTCTATAGCAAAACCACCAAAAGAATATTCTTTACGTGTAAATACACTTAGAATAGATGTAGATAAAATAATTAAAGAAATAAGTGATATGGGCTTTAATTGTAGAGCTTCTAATTTATTAGAAGAAGTTATTTTAATTGAAATTAAAGGACCTTATTCTTTAGAAAAAACTGGAAAATTAGTAGTTGCAAAAAAAGGAGCTGCAGAAAGTGTAATGCTAGGGAGTAAATTATATGCTCCTGGAGTATTAAGATGTGAAAATTATAGAATTGGAGATTTAGTAAGAATAGAAGATCCAAGAGGACATTTAGTTGGTAAAGGAATTGCATTAATGCCACCAAAAATAGATAATAAAAAAAGAGAAGGATTAGCTGTAGATACAAAAGAATCAATATATAAACTTCCACCTTTTAGAGAAACTTCTCTTTATAAACTTGGTTTAATAAAAGAGCAAAATATTCCTGCTATGATAACATCAAGAGTATTAGAACCAAAAAAAGGAGACATTATTGTAGATATGTGTGCTGCTCCAGGAGGAAAGACATTACATATAGCTCAATTAATAGAAGATCAAGGAAAAATATTTGCTTTTGATAATTCTAAAGATAGATTAAATATTTTAATTAAAGAAATAGAAAGAATGAAATTTAAAAGTATAATTCCCATATGTCATGATTCAAGATATTTAGATATAGATTTTCCTACATTAAAAGCAGATAAAGTATTAGTAGATCCTCCTTGTTCTGCTTTAGGAGTAAGACCTAAACTTTATGAAGATTCAAATTATAAAAAAGTAATTGGTTGTGCAAAATATCAAAAACAATTCATGAAAGTAGCAAGTAAAATAGTAAAAAAAGGAGGAATAATAGTTTATTCTACATGTACTTTAACTTTAGAAGAAAATGAAGAAATTGTAAAATTTGCTATTGAGAATCTAGGACTTGAACTTGAAAATCAATGTATTAAAATAGGTGAAGATGGTTTTGGAATAAAAGAAGTACAAAGATTTAATCCAGATAAACTTGATATGCCAGGATATTTTATAGCTAAATTTGTGAAAAAATGA
- a CDS encoding archaemetzincin, with product MKKIILTITEGSNIELLKIAENCYRKKFLNLKILNKSLPINDVPFRINFKGLKQYLADAILEKGYNLIEENSILIIITDFDIYTHGTNYIFGLATKDIGLISSARIDPKFWEMFPEIHYYSKMGKDFFIRQYEKVLLHELGHTISLPHCNNIECVMRYSNSPIELYSKGEDYCKKCWEYLKNHFL from the coding sequence ATGAAAAAAATAATATTAACAATAACAGAAGGATCAAATATTGAATTATTAAAAATTGCAGAAAATTGTTATAGAAAGAAGTTTTTAAATTTAAAAATATTAAATAAATCACTTCCTATTAATGACGTACCATTTAGAATAAATTTTAAAGGATTAAAACAATATTTAGCTGATGCTATATTAGAAAAAGGTTATAATTTAATAGAAGAAAATTCAATATTAATCATAATAACTGATTTTGATATTTATACTCATGGAACAAATTATATATTTGGTTTAGCAACTAAAGATATTGGTTTAATTTCTTCAGCAAGAATAGATCCAAAATTTTGGGAAATGTTTCCTGAAATTCATTATTATTCAAAAATGGGAAAGGATTTCTTTATAAGACAATATGAAAAAGTACTTTTACATGAATTAGGTCATACTATTTCATTACCTCATTGTAATAATATTGAATGTGTAATGAGATATTCAAATTCTCCAATTGAACTTTATTCAAAAGGAGAAGATTATTGTAAAAAATGTTGGGAATATTTGAAAAATCATTTTCTATAA
- a CDS encoding ribonuclease VapC: MNVYVLDTSALINGFNPQIIEGEHYITPNVLLELSKSKLKDFIDLCISLGNLKLRSPKNESLEIIKQKANMSGDLIVLSETDLSIIALAFELKNEGKEPIIISDDYSLQNVCSILSLKFKSMITKGIKEKFSWLIYCPACGATYDSSEKICKICGHYLKRKVYRK; this comes from the coding sequence ATGAATGTTTATGTATTAGATACTTCTGCATTAATAAATGGTTTCAATCCTCAAATTATTGAAGGAGAACATTATATTACTCCTAATGTATTATTAGAACTTTCAAAAAGTAAATTAAAAGACTTTATTGATTTATGTATATCATTAGGAAATTTAAAATTAAGATCTCCAAAAAATGAATCTTTGGAAATTATAAAACAAAAAGCAAATATGAGTGGTGATTTAATAGTTCTTTCTGAAACTGATTTAAGTATTATAGCATTAGCTTTTGAACTTAAAAATGAAGGTAAAGAACCTATAATAATAAGTGATGATTATAGTTTACAAAATGTTTGTTCTATTCTTTCTTTAAAATTTAAGTCAATGATTACTAAAGGAATTAAAGAAAAATTCTCATGGTTAATATATTGTCCTGCATGTGGTGCTACTTATGATTCTTCAGAAAAAATTTGTAAAATATGTGGTCATTATTTAAAAAGAAAAGTTTATAGAAAATGA
- a CDS encoding NAD(+)/NADH kinase translates to MISKAIIIYKHTSKEAEQIGKSIGEYLILKNIDIELISLNKVNLIDKNQADLVIVIGGDGTIVRASHKINEVPILGIKFGTLGFLCEALPENFKIVIDKILSGNYYLDVRSMLNVKYMEEKYYALNEALITSSSPSKVLSLSLLKNGNIVYKGRADGIIVSTTTGASAYALSAGGAIIDPWLEAIEAIFICPLTVALRPFIFPLSSKIEIILHEDGQNGILIIDGDEVCKLRNGVPITIEKSEKSTIFIRIEPYDFYSRIKNKLTL, encoded by the coding sequence ATGATATCTAAAGCCATAATAATTTATAAACATACTTCTAAAGAAGCTGAACAAATAGGTAAAAGTATTGGAGAGTATTTAATTTTAAAAAATATTGATATTGAATTAATTTCACTTAATAAAGTTAATTTAATTGATAAAAATCAAGCTGATCTTGTAATTGTTATAGGTGGAGATGGAACTATTGTTAGAGCTTCTCATAAAATAAATGAAGTTCCAATATTAGGTATAAAATTTGGAACTTTAGGTTTTTTATGTGAAGCACTACCTGAAAATTTTAAAATTGTAATTGATAAAATATTATCTGGAAATTATTATCTTGATGTAAGATCAATGCTTAATGTAAAGTATATGGAGGAAAAATATTATGCACTTAATGAAGCTTTAATTACTTCAAGCTCTCCTTCTAAAGTTTTATCTTTATCACTTTTAAAAAATGGCAATATTGTTTATAAAGGAAGAGCTGATGGAATAATTGTTTCTACAACTACTGGTGCAAGTGCTTATGCATTATCTGCTGGTGGTGCTATTATTGATCCATGGTTAGAAGCCATTGAAGCAATTTTCATATGCCCATTAACAGTAGCTCTTCGTCCATTTATATTTCCTTTATCAAGTAAAATTGAAATCATTCTACATGAAGATGGTCAAAATGGAATATTAATAATAGATGGAGATGAAGTATGTAAATTACGTAATGGTGTACCAATAACTATTGAAAAATCTGAAAAATCTACAATATTTATTAGAATTGAGCCATATGATTTTTATAGTCGTATTAAAAACAAACTCACATTATAA
- a CDS encoding MtaA/CmuA family methyltransferase encodes MGEMTPKKRALLCITGNKKRADRISCFDVLTTATVDQMNAVKAPFPDAHKDPELCFRLAAAAWEVIGLEGFKLPFDLCIEAEALGCKIHWGRIDRHPSVETPAFNDLKEFKVPEKIIEKGRFPIKHKVEERLRREYGDYLPIANQVTGPFTVAGHIFGIEKFLIWTKKKPREEIEETLRMIADINIEDSKEALRSGADVICIADPSATSDIISPQFFKEVLVPIYRYMVRKIGAPVVLHICGNTTAYLPYIPDTEIDAFSIDAQVNIGFAKQILGDKVSVVGGVPTISVLLFGNPQTVRKAVLEAIAQGVDVVMPSCGIPPRTPTENFRALVEATKCMIYV; translated from the coding sequence ATGGGAGAGATGACGCCAAAAAAGAGAGCATTACTCTGTATAACTGGAAATAAAAAAAGAGCTGATAGAATTTCTTGTTTTGATGTTTTAACAACAGCTACAGTTGATCAAATGAATGCTGTAAAAGCACCATTTCCAGATGCTCATAAAGATCCAGAACTTTGCTTTAGACTTGCTGCAGCAGCATGGGAAGTAATAGGATTAGAAGGATTTAAACTACCATTTGATCTTTGTATAGAAGCAGAAGCTTTAGGATGTAAAATACATTGGGGAAGGATTGATAGACATCCAAGTGTTGAAACACCAGCATTTAATGATTTAAAAGAATTTAAAGTTCCTGAAAAAATTATAGAAAAAGGAAGATTTCCAATAAAACATAAAGTTGAAGAAAGACTTAGAAGAGAATATGGAGATTATCTTCCAATAGCAAATCAAGTTACAGGCCCATTTACTGTAGCTGGTCATATATTTGGAATAGAGAAATTCTTAATTTGGACTAAGAAAAAACCAAGAGAAGAAATTGAAGAAACATTAAGAATGATTGCAGATATTAATATTGAAGATTCTAAAGAAGCATTACGTAGTGGAGCAGATGTAATATGTATTGCTGATCCTTCTGCAACATCAGATATAATATCTCCACAATTCTTCAAAGAAGTTTTAGTACCAATATATAGGTACATGGTTAGAAAAATAGGAGCTCCTGTAGTATTACATATTTGTGGTAATACAACTGCTTATCTTCCATATATTCCAGATACAGAAATAGATGCATTTTCAATAGATGCTCAAGTTAATATAGGATTTGCTAAACAAATTTTAGGAGATAAAGTATCAGTAGTAGGAGGAGTTCCTACTATAAGTGTATTATTATTTGGAAATCCACAAACTGTTAGAAAAGCAGTATTAGAAGCAATAGCTCAAGGAGTTGATGTTGTAATGCCATCTTGTGGAATACCTCCAAGAACTCCAACTGAAAACTTTAGAGCTTTAGTAGAAGCTACAAAATGTATGATTTATGTATGA